In Candidatus Promineifilum breve, one genomic interval encodes:
- the rpsT gene encoding 30S ribosomal protein S20 produces MANTESAKKRIRQTEKRTERNRHYRGSARTYVKKVRRLIAENKLDEAEKVAHDAYQTLDKAARRNVIHPRNAARRKGRLMAALAAARTATPVAKSAKK; encoded by the coding sequence TTGGCAAATACGGAATCTGCAAAGAAGCGCATTAGACAGACGGAAAAGCGCACCGAGCGCAACCGCCATTATCGCGGCTCGGCGCGTACCTACGTGAAGAAAGTTCGTCGTCTGATTGCCGAGAATAAACTCGACGAAGCGGAAAAGGTAGCGCACGATGCCTACCAAACGCTGGACAAGGCGGCGCGCCGGAACGTCATCCACCCGCGCAATGCCGCGCGCCGTAAGGGGCGCCTGATGGCCGCTCTGGCCGCGGCGCGCACCGCCACCCCCGTGGCGAAAAGCGCCAAGAAGTAA
- a CDS encoding FhaA domain-containing protein, with amino-acid sequence MKYLPLARVESLIRRVVEEPFTWLGGGSLDPFQLASHLTRQYEHAAAQDEAPQRFTVYISPDDYDAIERELPAFQQQVADYVVLMARRRGFDLKEPPAVAIQARPEEAARSAHIVAHFDSPDNPSETGILFTGDGAAIHEAIRAADAFLIIQGRQHIALDQPVIRIGRRVDNDIVLDLPSISRQQAQIRWRQRYFVLYDVSGQGNTSVNGVRIQEHVLRPGDVVALSDILLVYGEGRDEPGGANPAAADGMDSTMLKPEE; translated from the coding sequence ATGAAATATCTGCCGCTGGCAAGGGTCGAGAGTTTGATCAGGCGTGTGGTCGAGGAGCCGTTCACCTGGCTGGGCGGTGGCTCGCTCGATCCGTTTCAACTCGCTTCCCATCTAACCCGCCAGTATGAGCACGCCGCGGCCCAGGACGAAGCGCCGCAGCGGTTCACGGTCTACATCAGCCCCGACGATTATGATGCCATCGAGCGCGAGCTGCCCGCCTTCCAGCAGCAGGTAGCCGATTACGTCGTTCTCATGGCCCGCCGGCGCGGCTTCGATTTGAAGGAACCGCCGGCCGTCGCCATCCAGGCCCGGCCCGAGGAGGCGGCGCGCTCGGCCCATATCGTGGCCCACTTCGATTCGCCCGACAATCCCTCGGAGACGGGCATCCTTTTCACCGGCGACGGGGCGGCCATCCATGAGGCCATTCGCGCCGCCGACGCCTTCCTGATCATTCAAGGGCGGCAGCACATTGCCCTCGATCAACCCGTCATCCGCATCGGCCGGCGGGTTGACAATGATATTGTGCTCGACCTGCCATCGATCAGTCGCCAGCAGGCCCAGATCAGATGGCGGCAACGCTATTTCGTCCTCTACGATGTGAGCGGCCAGGGCAACACGTCGGTCAATGGCGTGCGAATTCAGGAACACGTTCTGCGTCCCGGCGACGTCGTGGCCCTGAGCGACATCCTCCTGGTCTATGGCGAAGGGCGCGACGAGCCGGGCGGCGCGAATCCGGCCGCGGCCGATGGCATGGATTCGACCATGCTCAAACCGGAAGAATGA
- a CDS encoding O-antigen ligase family protein → MMVRMWHVARLLNRWEWLILLGLLPLFMFPEGTRGFIILAVPAFWIIRKVVTGRFFPATPYNGALLLLLMMTGVGVLVSFDPSLSLPKLAGVLMGVALFGAVADYGRQFSVWPIVAVYFLLGIVMAVVGLLGAIWEPPFDFLNGARGYVALSAQGVPGAVGGIVNSNELAGVMAWIAPMALACLVGLSRLLWRTNKFGLLFLLATTLLSGLTLIATSSRGGVLALGAGMAVVLALYLPSRWRLVLLTGLVISLAGVMSYAISTLQQDLVGDALGLSGRMEIWSRALLAIADNPLTGVGLNAFRRVVHVLYPLFSIADTIDLGHAHNHLLQAALDVGLPGLAGYLAIWFISAALLATTWQNLRRRGARRHPYYALVAGLAGSLMAGWVFGIFDAIALGSRPGFLWWMLLGLSASVHYAVNYSGERLRSHRHATVGLGLPMPRRQAHRTAAAETSGPA, encoded by the coding sequence ATGATGGTTCGCATGTGGCATGTGGCCCGCTTGCTCAATCGCTGGGAATGGCTCATTCTTCTGGGTCTCCTGCCCCTATTTATGTTTCCGGAGGGGACACGCGGGTTTATCATCCTGGCCGTGCCCGCCTTCTGGATCATTCGCAAGGTCGTGACCGGGCGTTTCTTTCCGGCAACGCCCTACAATGGGGCCCTACTCCTGTTACTGATGATGACCGGCGTGGGCGTTTTAGTTTCTTTTGATCCCTCGCTCAGCTTACCCAAGCTGGCCGGGGTTCTCATGGGGGTGGCCTTGTTCGGCGCGGTGGCCGACTATGGCCGCCAGTTCTCCGTGTGGCCCATCGTGGCGGTCTACTTTTTGTTGGGCATCGTCATGGCTGTTGTCGGTTTATTGGGAGCGATCTGGGAACCCCCCTTTGATTTTTTGAACGGCGCGCGCGGCTACGTCGCCTTGTCGGCGCAAGGCGTCCCCGGCGCTGTGGGTGGGATCGTCAATTCCAACGAACTGGCCGGCGTCATGGCCTGGATCGCCCCCATGGCCCTGGCTTGTCTCGTTGGATTGAGCCGTTTATTGTGGCGAACTAATAAATTCGGGTTGCTATTTCTGCTGGCGACAACCCTGTTGTCCGGTTTGACTCTCATCGCTACGTCGTCCCGGGGTGGAGTATTAGCGTTGGGCGCGGGCATGGCGGTGGTGTTGGCATTATATCTTCCCTCCCGCTGGCGGTTGGTACTCCTCACCGGTTTGGTCATTTCGCTGGCGGGGGTGATGTCCTATGCGATAAGCACCCTGCAGCAAGACCTCGTCGGCGATGCGCTGGGGTTGAGCGGCCGCATGGAGATATGGTCGCGCGCCCTGCTGGCCATCGCCGATAACCCCCTTACCGGCGTTGGCCTGAACGCCTTTCGGCGGGTCGTCCACGTGCTCTACCCCTTATTCAGCATCGCCGACACCATCGATCTGGGGCACGCCCATAACCATTTGCTGCAAGCGGCGCTCGATGTGGGCCTGCCCGGTCTGGCCGGCTACCTGGCGATCTGGTTCATCAGCGCGGCCCTGTTGGCAACCACCTGGCAAAACCTGCGCCGGCGAGGCGCCCGGCGTCACCCATATTACGCTCTGGTCGCCGGTTTAGCGGGTTCCCTCATGGCCGGTTGGGTATTCGGCATTTTCGATGCCATCGCCCTCGGCTCGCGCCCCGGTTTTCTGTGGTGGATGTTGCTCGGTCTTTCAGCCTCGGTTCATTACGCCGTGAACTATTCCGGTGAGCGTCTGCGAAGCCATCGTCACGCTACCGTGGGCTTAGGCCTGCCTATGCCGCGGAGGCAGGCGCACCGGACGGCCGCCGCCGAAACGTCCGGGCCGGCATAA
- a CDS encoding FHA domain-containing protein produces the protein MSSATILLLLRLLSAAALLSFLGVLFYFLYADLRATRLVAGGQPATFGSLRVLSNRTGNPPVDSLVELAPITTIGRHSRNNIVLNDTYISGEHALLSWRDSQWWLEDLGSRNGTLLNDIALTDPVVISAGDVIAIGEVRFKLELPGSREEGESGIRDSNS, from the coding sequence ATGAGTTCGGCTACCATCCTCCTTTTGCTGCGTTTGCTCAGCGCGGCGGCATTGTTGTCCTTTCTGGGCGTGCTGTTTTATTTTCTCTACGCCGATCTGCGGGCGACGCGGCTGGTGGCCGGCGGTCAGCCGGCCACGTTCGGTTCGCTGCGGGTGCTGTCCAATCGGACAGGCAACCCGCCGGTGGACTCCCTCGTCGAATTGGCGCCCATCACCACCATCGGCCGGCATAGCCGCAATAACATCGTCCTCAACGATACCTACATCTCCGGCGAGCACGCGCTTCTGTCGTGGCGTGATTCGCAATGGTGGCTGGAGGATCTGGGCAGCCGCAACGGCACACTGCTCAACGATATTGCCCTGACCGATCCGGTGGTTATATCGGCCGGGGACGTCATCGCTATCGGCGAGGTGCGCTTTAAGCTGGAGCTGCCGGGGAGTCGTGAAGAGGGGGAGAGCGGCATACGAGATTCGAACTCGTGA
- a CDS encoding response regulator transcription factor has protein sequence MPHANHHTDWAALPQVRKGENPTQCGCLRPQRVYNQKPQKDTGDAMGTSPLILLVEGQSIGRDSLATMLAKANYDILIVRSGTEALAWLGDHHPDLIIFDASTMRSNGVRNCRRLRRVAEHTPIIHSRSTGEEEDRAAGADVYLERPFSPRKLLNRVRALLPADTQKEEIVRYGNMTLFRTKRSVDVIGKGEFALTPKLASLLEQFIRHPNELLTRRQLMLWVWQTDFIGDTRTLDVHIRWVRECIEVDPSHPQLLTTVRGQGYLLRIEPPKTNSDKAHPVEPS, from the coding sequence ATGCCACATGCGAACCATCATACTGACTGGGCCGCTTTGCCGCAAGTTAGAAAGGGTGAAAATCCGACACAATGCGGTTGCCTCAGACCGCAGAGAGTCTATAATCAAAAACCGCAGAAGGATACAGGAGACGCGATGGGGACAAGTCCGTTAATCTTGTTGGTGGAGGGTCAGAGCATCGGTCGCGATTCACTCGCCACCATGCTTGCCAAAGCCAACTACGACATTTTAATTGTCCGTTCCGGGACAGAGGCTTTGGCGTGGCTGGGCGACCATCATCCCGACCTGATCATTTTCGATGCCTCCACCATGCGCTCCAATGGCGTTCGCAATTGCCGGCGTTTGCGCCGCGTGGCCGAGCATACACCGATCATCCACAGTCGTTCGACCGGCGAGGAAGAGGATCGGGCCGCTGGGGCCGATGTCTATCTGGAACGACCGTTTTCGCCGCGCAAGCTGTTGAACCGGGTTCGCGCCCTGTTGCCGGCCGACACGCAAAAGGAAGAGATCGTGCGCTATGGCAATATGACACTCTTCCGCACCAAGCGCTCCGTGGATGTAATAGGTAAGGGGGAGTTCGCGCTGACGCCCAAGCTGGCGTCCCTCCTCGAGCAGTTCATTCGCCACCCCAACGAACTCCTCACCCGGCGGCAATTGATGCTATGGGTGTGGCAAACCGATTTTATCGGCGATACGCGCACGCTTGACGTGCACATTCGTTGGGTGCGTGAATGTATCGAAGTCGACCCCAGCCATCCGCAATTGCTGACTACCGTTCGCGGCCAGGGGTATCTATTGCGCATCGAGCCGCCGAAGACAAATTCCGACAAGGCCCATCCGGTCGAACCGTCGTGA